One segment of Massilia sp. Se16.2.3 DNA contains the following:
- a CDS encoding gamma-butyrobetaine hydroxylase-like domain-containing protein yields the protein MPIPTDLTVRQQSRVLEIAFDDGSSFSIPLELMRVYSPSAEVKGHGPGQETLQVGKREVSIRGVEPVGNYAIKPLFTDGHESGIFTWDYLYKLGSEQDALWQDYLNRLHAAGFEGDSGRETGTVLPGATVRTGCHSH from the coding sequence ATGCCTATCCCAACCGACCTGACCGTCCGCCAGCAATCGCGCGTCCTCGAGATCGCTTTCGACGATGGCAGCAGCTTTTCGATCCCGCTGGAACTGATGCGCGTCTATTCGCCCTCGGCCGAAGTGAAAGGCCATGGTCCGGGCCAGGAAACCCTGCAAGTCGGCAAGCGCGAAGTCAGCATCCGCGGCGTCGAGCCGGTCGGCAATTACGCGATCAAGCCGCTGTTTACCGACGGCCACGAGAGCGGCATCTTTACCTGGGATTATCTGTACAAGCTGGGCAGCGAGCAGGACGCACTGTGGCAGGATTACCTGAACCGGCTGCATGCGGCCGGCTTCGAGGGCGACAGCGGGCGCGAGACAGGGACCGTGCTGCCAGGCGCGACCGTGCGCACCGGGTGCCACAGCCATTGA
- a CDS encoding cold-shock protein, with protein MTSGTVKWFNDAKGFGFITPDGGGEDVFAHFSAINAQGFKSLAENQRVTFEITTGPKGKQAANIQPQ; from the coding sequence ATGACGAGCGGTACCGTTAAATGGTTCAACGATGCAAAAGGTTTTGGTTTCATCACGCCTGACGGCGGCGGTGAAGACGTGTTCGCCCACTTCTCGGCGATCAACGCACAAGGCTTCAAGTCGCTGGCCGAAAACCAGCGCGTGACCTTCGAGATCACCACCGGTCCGAAGGGCAAGCAGGCTGCGAACATCCAGCCGCAGTAA
- a CDS encoding LytTR family DNA-binding domain-containing protein: MKAFVVDDSRLARSGLIRMLAAHPEIEVVGEADHPDSALPLIGASSPDVLFLDIQMAGADAFDLLARLDPHPRIVFTTAHAEYAVRSFDFDTVDYLLKPISSERLAQAIGKLGARALPVPDEPVRAPLDEHSRIFIKDGERCHMVPLASIRCFESCKNHVQVYFGDGHAYVKKSLSSVEERLPRTLFLRVSRQHIVNLSAIVTMLEAMSGGYLVTLDTGKKIEISRRHAALLKETLSL, from the coding sequence ATGAAGGCCTTTGTTGTCGACGATTCGCGCCTCGCGCGCAGCGGCCTGATACGGATGCTGGCCGCGCACCCGGAAATCGAGGTCGTGGGCGAAGCGGACCACCCCGACAGCGCCCTGCCGCTGATCGGGGCCAGCAGCCCGGATGTCCTCTTCCTCGATATCCAGATGGCCGGCGCCGATGCCTTCGACCTGCTGGCGCGGCTCGACCCGCATCCGCGCATCGTCTTCACCACCGCCCATGCGGAATATGCGGTGCGCTCCTTCGACTTCGATACGGTCGACTACCTGCTCAAGCCGATCAGCAGCGAAAGGCTGGCGCAAGCCATCGGCAAGCTCGGAGCACGCGCCCTGCCCGTGCCGGACGAACCCGTGCGGGCGCCGCTCGACGAGCACAGCCGCATCTTCATCAAGGACGGCGAGCGTTGCCACATGGTGCCGCTAGCAAGCATCCGCTGCTTCGAGAGCTGCAAGAACCACGTGCAGGTCTATTTCGGCGACGGCCATGCGTATGTGAAGAAATCGCTGAGCAGCGTGGAAGAACGCCTGCCGCGCACTTTGTTCCTGCGGGTCAGTCGCCAGCACATCGTGAACTTGTCGGCCATCGTGACGATGCTTGAGGCGATGAGCGGCGGTTACCTCGTCACACTCGATACCGGAAAGAAAATCGAGATATCGCGGCGCCATGCCGCACTACTGAAAGAAACACTAAGTCTCTAA
- a CDS encoding sensor histidine kinase, which yields MNGYTRRVNLPQYNNETLMALRFFPRDSLFWRYHLGASAFCMAVTLLTIFLWSPLVKQDSVATIVWLLPYTLAVLGFRWLYRARRWQALPMARLIAIAVAYASATAVLVALAVAAFTLPFFWDALIAWYAVRDVRLSLGPHLLQTVSSASLQAQVFICAWIFIYISFTGSRDVRERELDNARLQAALREAQLHSLSNQLNPHFLFNSLNNIRFMIHEDADRADAMLVGLSDILRYSLRAGEHGKVSLGEELEVIERYLAIVGVQLEARLRCRIDIPADLSGCLVPPLLLQGLVENAVKHGIEPQREGGTLIVSGRRSGKNARELLVANDKPVAGSGPGLGIGLPHLARRLALLYGERAMHTVADSGSEFRVTLTLPLERSA from the coding sequence GTGAACGGCTATACTCGCCGCGTGAATTTGCCGCAGTACAACAACGAGACCCTGATGGCCCTGCGTTTCTTCCCGCGTGATTCCCTGTTCTGGCGCTACCACCTGGGCGCAAGTGCCTTCTGCATGGCGGTCACGCTGCTGACCATCTTCCTGTGGAGTCCGCTTGTAAAACAGGACAGCGTGGCTACCATCGTCTGGCTGCTGCCCTACACGCTGGCAGTGCTCGGGTTTCGCTGGCTGTACAGGGCACGCCGCTGGCAGGCGCTGCCGATGGCGCGGCTCATCGCCATCGCCGTCGCCTACGCCAGCGCGACGGCGGTACTGGTAGCGCTGGCCGTCGCCGCCTTCACGCTGCCCTTCTTCTGGGATGCGCTGATCGCCTGGTATGCCGTGCGCGACGTCAGGCTGTCGCTCGGTCCGCACCTGCTGCAGACGGTCAGCAGCGCCAGCCTGCAGGCGCAGGTGTTCATCTGCGCCTGGATCTTCATCTACATCAGCTTCACAGGCAGCCGCGACGTGCGCGAGCGCGAGCTGGACAATGCGCGCCTGCAGGCGGCGCTGCGCGAGGCGCAGCTGCACAGCCTGTCAAACCAGCTCAATCCCCATTTCCTGTTCAATTCGCTCAACAACATCCGCTTCATGATCCACGAGGATGCGGACCGCGCCGATGCGATGCTGGTCGGCCTGTCGGACATCCTGCGCTATTCGCTGCGCGCCGGCGAGCACGGCAAGGTCAGCCTGGGCGAGGAGCTCGAGGTCATCGAGCGCTACCTGGCGATTGTCGGCGTGCAGCTGGAAGCGCGCCTGCGCTGCCGCATCGACATTCCCGCCGACCTGAGCGGGTGCCTGGTCCCGCCCCTGCTGCTGCAAGGTTTGGTGGAGAACGCGGTCAAGCATGGCATCGAACCACAGCGCGAAGGAGGAACCTTGATAGTGAGCGGCAGGCGCAGTGGGAAGAACGCCCGGGAGCTGCTTGTCGCGAACGACAAGCCGGTAGCGGGCAGCGGCCCGGGGCTGGGCATCGGCCTGCCGCACCTGGCCCGGCGCCTGGCGCTGCTGTACGGCGAGCGCGCCATGCACACCGTGGCCGACAGCGGCAGCGAGTTTCGCGTGACGCTCACCCTGCCCCTGGAGAGGAGCGCATGA
- a CDS encoding M13-type metalloendopeptidase: MAWLTPAARAEAAAKVARMTAKVGYPAAWRDYGALEIRRADALGNRDRARRHEWLRLAALSGKPVDRQAWAMSPLEPNAFYDPMLNQINLPAGILPAPFFDAKADDAANYGGIGTLIAHEISHAFDSNGAQFDSRGVQRDWWSAADHAAFDALTTQVVARFDAIEVLPGARVNGKFTLPENMADLMGLQLAWRAWRSLPETGQASGGAERFFPAYAQQWAAKRRDERTRQLLASDPHAPPSLRANFPAMQLDGFHETFGTREGDAMFVPAQDRLRVW, from the coding sequence ATGGCCTGGCTGACGCCGGCGGCGCGCGCGGAAGCGGCGGCAAAGGTGGCGCGCATGACGGCCAAGGTCGGCTACCCGGCGGCCTGGCGCGACTACGGGGCGCTGGAAATCCGCCGCGCCGATGCCCTCGGCAATCGCGACCGCGCCCGCCGCCATGAGTGGCTGCGCCTGGCCGCGCTATCGGGCAAGCCAGTCGACCGCCAGGCCTGGGCCATGAGTCCCCTCGAGCCGAACGCCTTCTACGACCCGATGCTCAATCAGATCAACCTCCCGGCCGGCATCCTGCCGGCGCCGTTCTTCGACGCCAAGGCCGACGACGCGGCCAACTACGGCGGCATCGGCACCCTGATCGCCCACGAGATCAGCCATGCCTTCGATTCGAACGGCGCCCAGTTCGACAGCCGTGGCGTGCAGCGCGACTGGTGGAGCGCGGCCGACCACGCCGCCTTCGACGCCTTGACCACGCAGGTGGTGGCACGCTTCGACGCGATCGAGGTCTTGCCCGGCGCACGCGTAAATGGCAAGTTCACCCTGCCGGAAAACATGGCCGACCTGATGGGCCTGCAGCTGGCCTGGCGCGCCTGGCGCAGTCTGCCGGAGACAGGCCAGGCTTCCGGCGGCGCCGAGCGCTTCTTCCCGGCCTACGCCCAGCAATGGGCCGCCAAGCGCCGCGACGAGCGCACCCGGCAGTTGCTGGCAAGCGACCCGCATGCGCCGCCTTCGCTGCGCGCCAACTTCCCCGCCATGCAGCTCGACGGCTTCCACGAGACTTTCGGCACGCGCGAGGGCGATGCCATGTTCGTGCCAGCGCAAGATCGCCTGCGGGTCTGGTGA
- a CDS encoding response regulator, which produces MAEAGTRIGHAHAEMEARVAAAIAATERAQSALLKNQKLEALGRLTGGIAHEYNNLLQTLTTALQLAAFSTREEKVRSLVQTCQRTVARATALTGQLGAFGRLQEARVATVDVCEQLHSAVQLMKGSLRNDIVVEVHCEEDLWPVTVEPLQFDVALLNLALNARDAMPNGGTLRVDASNLAHDGSGNLARGDYVLVRMTDSGSGMTPDVMAHALDPFFTTKPPGQGTGLGLPQAYAFATRGGGTLVLDSIPGIGTRVDLYLARAKGEPALPAAPLAATVPVRGSGTVLFVEDDALVREAVMRALGESGFDVMVADSGEAALRLLESGVRTPDVVFSDIVMPGQVSGIDLAGILQQRYPAVPVVLATGYTEQQMSLPGVQVLAKPYTIEQLVTLLSRSTTNKVS; this is translated from the coding sequence ATGGCGGAAGCGGGCACGCGTATCGGGCACGCCCACGCCGAGATGGAAGCACGCGTCGCCGCGGCCATCGCCGCCACCGAGCGCGCGCAAAGCGCCCTGCTGAAGAACCAGAAACTCGAGGCGCTGGGACGCCTCACCGGCGGCATCGCCCACGAATACAACAACCTGCTGCAAACGCTCACCACCGCGCTGCAGCTGGCCGCGTTCAGCACGCGCGAGGAAAAGGTGCGCAGCCTGGTCCAGACCTGCCAGCGCACCGTCGCGCGTGCCACCGCGCTGACCGGCCAGCTGGGCGCCTTCGGCCGCCTGCAGGAAGCCCGCGTCGCCACGGTCGACGTCTGCGAGCAGCTGCACAGCGCCGTGCAATTAATGAAGGGATCGCTGCGCAACGATATCGTCGTCGAAGTGCACTGCGAGGAAGACCTGTGGCCGGTCACGGTCGAGCCGCTGCAGTTCGACGTGGCGCTCCTGAACCTGGCACTGAATGCACGCGACGCCATGCCGAATGGGGGCACGCTGCGGGTGGACGCGAGCAACCTCGCCCACGACGGCAGCGGCAACCTGGCGCGCGGCGACTATGTATTGGTGCGCATGACCGACAGCGGCAGCGGCATGACGCCAGACGTCATGGCCCACGCGCTCGACCCCTTCTTCACGACCAAGCCGCCCGGCCAGGGCACCGGCCTCGGCCTGCCGCAGGCCTACGCCTTCGCCACCCGGGGCGGCGGCACCCTCGTCCTCGACAGCATTCCCGGTATCGGCACCCGGGTCGACCTCTACCTCGCCAGGGCGAAAGGCGAACCGGCCTTGCCCGCCGCGCCGCTTGCCGCCACGGTACCGGTACGCGGCAGCGGCACGGTGCTCTTCGTCGAGGACGACGCCCTCGTGCGCGAAGCGGTGATGCGCGCGCTTGGCGAAAGCGGTTTCGACGTGATGGTGGCCGACAGCGGCGAAGCCGCACTGCGCCTGCTCGAGAGCGGCGTGCGCACCCCGGACGTGGTGTTTTCCGACATCGTGATGCCGGGCCAGGTCAGCGGCATCGACCTGGCCGGCATCCTCCAGCAGCGCTACCCCGCGGTGCCGGTCGTGCTGGCGACCGGCTACACCGAACAGCAGATGTCGCTGCCGGGCGTGCAGGTGCTTGCAAAACCCTACACCATCGAGCAGCTGGTGACGCTGCTGTCGCGTTCGACGACGAACAAGGTAAGCTGA
- the ubiE gene encoding bifunctional demethylmenaquinone methyltransferase/2-methoxy-6-polyprenyl-1,4-benzoquinol methylase UbiE translates to MTNTTHFGYKTVSEDDKVHEVAKVFHSVASKYDVMNDLMSGGLHRIWKTFTIAQAGVRPGFKVLDIAGGTGDLSKAFAKQAGPSGEVWLTDINESMLRVGRDRLLNKGLVTPTLLCDAEKLPFPDNYFDRVSVAFGLRNMTHKDAALAEMRRVLKPGGKLLVLEFSKVAAPLQKPYDLYSFSVLPWLGQRIAGDADSYRYLAESIRMHPDQETLKTMMQDAGLERVQYFNLTAGVAALHTGIKL, encoded by the coding sequence ATGACCAATACCACCCATTTCGGCTACAAGACCGTTTCCGAGGACGACAAGGTCCACGAGGTCGCCAAGGTTTTCCATTCGGTCGCGTCGAAGTACGACGTGATGAACGACCTGATGTCCGGCGGCCTGCACCGCATCTGGAAGACCTTCACCATCGCCCAGGCGGGCGTGCGTCCGGGTTTCAAGGTGCTCGACATTGCCGGCGGCACGGGCGACCTGTCGAAAGCCTTTGCGAAACAGGCCGGGCCGAGCGGGGAGGTCTGGCTGACCGACATCAACGAGTCGATGCTGCGCGTGGGCCGCGACCGCCTATTGAATAAGGGCCTGGTGACCCCCACCCTGTTGTGTGACGCGGAAAAGCTGCCGTTCCCGGACAATTATTTCGACCGGGTCAGCGTGGCCTTCGGCCTGCGCAACATGACGCACAAGGATGCAGCGCTGGCGGAAATGCGCCGTGTGCTCAAACCCGGCGGCAAGTTGCTGGTGCTGGAGTTCTCGAAAGTCGCGGCGCCGCTGCAGAAGCCCTACGACCTGTATTCGTTCTCGGTGCTGCCATGGCTGGGCCAGCGCATCGCCGGCGACGCCGACAGCTACCGCTACCTGGCCGAGTCGATCCGCATGCACCCGGACCAGGAAACGCTGAAGACCATGATGCAGGATGCGGGCCTGGAGCGGGTGCAATACTTCAACCTGACGGCCGGGGTCGCGGCCTTGCATACGGGTATCAAACTCTGA